One window of the Gambusia affinis linkage group LG13, SWU_Gaff_1.0, whole genome shotgun sequence genome contains the following:
- the LOC122842816 gene encoding uncharacterized protein LOC122842816, producing MAVTAGLSLLTLLALQAAAQDTTYFEIGKALTFDPKPSEAINAITWKHNENIVAEYVKDKYPLEYLGDLKDRSKLDITTGILTVSNTRKSDDGVFTVEINQRVLPVKFKVVGIRKLSAIEVILRTLTCGSDKNCSLDCGDEYKDAEPIQYFWKKGENGEWQKGDRKLVISKETEEVETFTCRAENRYSDVTSEPFKNPLYKESGSYTLVAVLVPLLILVVVGGVALIAWLVISKPPCVQNLLNRNPEQPTENGKELEGLNTNSSPESAVNLGPE from the coding sequence CTCCCTCCTGACTCTACTGGCGCTGCAGGCCGCGGCTCAGGATACTACATACTTTGAGATCGGCAAGGCTCTGACTTTCGACCCAAAGCCTTCTGAGGCCATTAACGCCATTACTTGGAAGCATAATGAGAACATTGTTGCTGAATACGTTAAGGATAAGTATCCTCTGGAATATCTGGGTGACTTAAAAGACCGATCAAAGCTGGATATCACCACTGGAATATTGACCGTCAGCAACACGAGAAAGTCTGACGACGGGGTGTTCACGGTGGAGATCAACCAAAGAGTCCTTCCTGTGAAATTTAAGGTTGTGGGTATCAGGAAGCTGAGCGCTATTGAAGTCATCTTGAGGACTCTGACGTGCGGCAGTGATAAAAACTGCTCTCTGGATTGCGGTGACGAATATAAAGACGCTGAGCCCATCCAGTACTtctggaaaaaaggagaaaatggaGAATGGCAGAAGGGGGATAGGAAGCTCGTCATTTCTAAAGAGACTGAAGAAGTCGAAACCTTCACCTGCAGAGCGGAGAACCGATACAGTGACGTGACCAGTGAACCGTTCAAGAACCCTTTGTACAAGGAATCTGGAAGCTATACACTTGTAGCTGTGCTTGTGCCTTTACTAATTTTGGTAGTCGTTGGTGGTGTTGCTCTTATTGCATGGCTTGTCATCAGTAAGCCGCCGTGTGTTCAAAATCTTTTAAACAGGAACCCTGAGCAACCAACAGAGAACGGGAAAGAGCTTGAAGGTCTGAATACCAACAGCAGTCCAGAATCTGCGGTAAACCTCGGCCCTGAATGA